ATTCATCGGAGATGATATCGCCGAACATGTTGCCGCAAAGCATAACATCGAACTGGTGCGGATCCTTGACCAACTGCATTGTGGCGTTGTCGACATAGATATGATTGAGCTCTACATCCGGATATTCCCTGGCCACCTCCATGACGACTTCCCGCCAGAGCACCATGGTGGTCAAAACATTGGCCTTGTCCACCGAAGTGACCTTGTTTTTTCTGATCCGGGCGGCATCAAAAGCCATTTTGGCAATCCTGCGCACTTCGGCGCGCGTGTATGCCATGGTATCGAAAGCCCGTTCCTGCTCACCTTCACCTTCCCTGCCTTTGGGAGTACCGAAATAGATCCCGGAAGTCAGCTCACGGACGCAAAGGATATCGAAACCATCCCCGACGATGTCCGCTCGAAGTGGGCAGGCCGCGGTCAGTGATTTAAATACCTTGGCAGGCCGAAGATTACAAAAGAGATCAAAATGTTTACGCAGAGGAAGCAGGGCCGCCCTTTCAGGCTGTTGTTCCGGCGGCAGGTTTTCCCACTTGGGGCCGCCGACCGAACCAAAAAGAATGGCATCGCTGTTTTCACACAGTTCAAGTGTGGCTGGCGGCAGGGCTTTACCATGATTATCTATGGCAACGCCGCCGACATCGGCAAAATCATAGTGTAGGGTAAAATCGAATTTCGCTGCCGCGGCATCAAGAACCTTGATAGCCTCGGCCATGACTTCAGGGCCGATGCCATCTCCGGCAAGTACTGCTATTTTTTTCATGTTCCACCTCTATATGATCAAATCGTATTACGTGAATTGCTACGTGCTTCTTAATTTTGTATGCAGGGAGATAATCGCTATATTTACTCAATTCCCAGCAATATGACCAGTGCTATTGCAAAATATCCTTCCGAAATGAGAGGACCGCCCGGCTTGCACCACTGAAAGGAAGGGTAAATTCATTGACCTGCGAAAGAATGATTCCGAAGCGATGCAGAACAGCGGAGGCCCGGTCCAACTCTTCCCGCCACTTTGGCCCTTTCATGCAGAGAATCTCGGTATTTTCTCCGGTAATCCCGGCAACCATCTCTATAAATCCTCCTATCTCGGCCACCGCACGGCTGGATATGTGAGAGCAGCTCAAGCGCTGCGGATCGACATCTTCAAGCCGATCGGCCAGCACTTCGACATTTTCCAGGCGCAGCGTGCGGATAATATGACGCAGAAAGGAGACGCGCTTCAATCGGGGTTCTACCAGAACAAGGCGGAGATCGGGCAGTGCCGCTTTACAGGCCAGACCGGGAAACCCGGCCCCGCTGCCGACATCGATGAGAGAACTCCCATCCCGGCTCAGATACGGCAGAAGAATGAGAGAGTCCAGAAAATGGTTTTCAACGATGTGATGCGCATCCTGTTTTTTGGCTATCAGATTTATTTTTTTATTCCAGCGCAGAAGTTCCCCAGCATATTGCTCCAGCTTCTGCAATGCATCATCGTCAATGTTCAGTTGCAGAAGGCTGCTACCCTGCTGCAGCAGAGATTGGATATCTTCGGGCTGTCCCTTCACAATGGTCTACTTTTTGGCGACCCGCCGTGCTACCGAAGCGGCATGGGCGGTCAGACCTTCAAGGCCGGCGAGCATCTGAATATGATCGCTATCCTCAATCAAAGCGGCCTTTGAGTAGGATATTACCGAACTTTTTTTGAGAAAGGTTTCCACTCCGAGTGCCGAGGCGAATCGCGCTGTTCCCATGGTCGGCA
This window of the Desulfopila inferna genome carries:
- the leuB gene encoding 3-isopropylmalate dehydrogenase, whose translation is MKKIAVLAGDGIGPEVMAEAIKVLDAAAAKFDFTLHYDFADVGGVAIDNHGKALPPATLELCENSDAILFGSVGGPKWENLPPEQQPERAALLPLRKHFDLFCNLRPAKVFKSLTAACPLRADIVGDGFDILCVRELTSGIYFGTPKGREGEGEQERAFDTMAYTRAEVRRIAKMAFDAARIRKNKVTSVDKANVLTTMVLWREVVMEVAREYPDVELNHIYVDNATMQLVKDPHQFDVMLCGNMFGDIISDESAMLTGSMGLLASASLNLDKFGLYEPAGGSAPDIAGKGIANPIAQILSAAMMLRYSFNLDEAAAAIDAAVEKTLEQGIHTIDIARDKSKAVNTAAMGDAILASL
- the rsmG gene encoding 16S rRNA (guanine(527)-N(7))-methyltransferase RsmG; its protein translation is MKGQPEDIQSLLQQGSSLLQLNIDDDALQKLEQYAGELLRWNKKINLIAKKQDAHHIVENHFLDSLILLPYLSRDGSSLIDVGSGAGFPGLACKAALPDLRLVLVEPRLKRVSFLRHIIRTLRLENVEVLADRLEDVDPQRLSCSHISSRAVAEIGGFIEMVAGITGENTEILCMKGPKWREELDRASAVLHRFGIILSQVNEFTLPFSGASRAVLSFRKDILQ